TTCCTGAATTGCTGTCATATGATTTATTTTTGTTGGTATGGCAAAGATGATATGATATATCTTTGCAGCGCATATACTATACATTTATAAAGATACTATCAAAGAAGATAGTAATTGAAAGTCAAAAAGATAACCAATGCCAGATTTTATTTACAACAACAAATTGTACTACAATCCGGTAGAGTTTGCCATGGACCGGATTGGAGGTACCTGGAAAATGCCGATTTTGTGGCGCTTGCGCAACCGCGTGATGCGCTACAGCGAGCTAAAAAAGGACCTTCCGAGGATTACACACAAGATGCTTACCACCCAGCTCAGGGAGTTGGAGGAGGAGGGTTT
This window of the Bacteroidota bacterium genome carries:
- a CDS encoding helix-turn-helix transcriptional regulator; translated protein: MPDFIYNNKLYYNPVEFAMDRIGGTWKMPILWRLRNRVMRYSELKKDLPRITHKMLTTQLRELEEEGFVHREVYPVVPPKVEYSLTKRGQDAIAVIEFIRNYGLQLMQEFGVEHPDDKKPA